In the Flavobacteriales bacterium genome, GGAGGTCTTCGGTGGGCGCACCATCACCGTGCGCGGCCTGCCGGCCGAATCGATGAACGATGACCCTGCCGCGCTGCTGGACACCCTGATCGCCCAGTTGCACAGCGAGCGGGGGACGCTGAAGCTCGAGCGGCACGCGGCGATCGCCCGCAGCATGGCCCGGAGCGTTGCGGCGCGCAGCGATGAGGCCCCGGCGCAGGAACAGCTGCGCGACCTCGTCGACCGCCTCTTCGGCTGCGAAGTGCCCTACTGGACCCCCGGCGGCAAACCCACGCTGATCACCTTCGGGCTCGATGAGCTCGCCCAACGCTTCGAACGCGGATGAACCCGAACGTGCTGCTGCCTCCGGTGGTGAAGAACCTGCTGATCATCAACGGCCTGTTCTTCCTGGCCAAGTTCAGCTTTCCGGCGGATGAGCTGGGCCGAAACACGCTGGATGCGACCCTGGGCATGTACTATGTGGGCTCCCCCCTTTTCCGGCCCTGGCAGGTGTTCACGCACCTCTTCCTGCACGGCGACCTGGGGCACCTGTTCACCAACATGTTCGGCCTGTTCATGTTCGGCGGCCCTGTGGAGCGCCACCTGGGGTCGAAGCGTTTCCTGATCTACTACCTGGCCTGCGGGCTGGGCGCCGCGGCCCTCCACACCGGCGTGAACGCCTACGAGGTGCTCCGCGATGAGGCGGTGGTGGCGGCGTACGGTGCGGACGTGCAGGAGGTGCGCGAAGCGGTGGCGGCCGGATCGCTCATGGAGGCCGACCACATCCTGAACGGTGTGATGGCCGCCCATGGCGTGCCTGACCAGGCCCTCACCCAGCTCTTCTTCGACCACATCGGCACGATCATCGGGGCCTCGGGCGCAGTGTTCGGCATCCTGCTGGCCTTCGGCATGCTCTTCCCCGAGCAGGAGATCTTCCTGTTGCTGCTGCCGATCCCCATCAAGGCGAAGTACTTCGTGGTGATCTACGGCCTGGTGGAGCTCTTCATGGGCCTCAAGCAGAGCCCGGGCGACAACGTGGCGCACTTCGCGCACCTGGGCGGCATGATCTTCGGCTTTCTGTTGCTGCGGGCATGGCGCCGCCGCATGCTGCTCTGACCGACCGATGAGCCGCCCGGCCCGGACCGTTCGTGGAATACCTTTCCGGCCGGGGCGGAAGGGTCCGAACTTTGCGGTGATCCTGCAACGCATCCACAGGCCACGATGGGCATCCGCGACGATGTGAGCATGCACTGGCGCACCGGCGGCGCCGCGGTCAGGCTCATCCTCATCAATCTCGGCGTCTTCCTGCTCTACCACGCGGTGGGGC is a window encoding:
- a CDS encoding rhomboid family intramembrane serine protease — its product is MNPNVLLPPVVKNLLIINGLFFLAKFSFPADELGRNTLDATLGMYYVGSPLFRPWQVFTHLFLHGDLGHLFTNMFGLFMFGGPVERHLGSKRFLIYYLACGLGAAALHTGVNAYEVLRDEAVVAAYGADVQEVREAVAAGSLMEADHILNGVMAAHGVPDQALTQLFFDHIGTIIGASGAVFGILLAFGMLFPEQEIFLLLLPIPIKAKYFVVIYGLVELFMGLKQSPGDNVAHFAHLGGMIFGFLLLRAWRRRMLL